The nucleotide window ACCAGATTGGGCTGTACCAGTGGGCGCCCATGCATGAGGCTGCACATAACGGAGAGCTGGAAATCCTACAGCTCCTGCTAAAACATGGAGGTATACTATCAGcattaacacacatgtacacactacTAGGTTTGCTGCATGTAGGTTTTCCCCCTGCCtcggtccggtttcctcccaccataatggtgtctgctgtcatataagtgaaatattcttcagcatggcgtcatacaccaatcaaacaaatcaaagtgaactcagtgatattttttttttcttgtcttaaAATCTTTTACAAGATAAACAAAGCAAGTTTCATTCAGCTAAAGTTTATTGTAGTGTTTAGGCAATTACTAAATAATGCTGTGTGCTGAAATCCAACTCCCTTTGGTTAGGCTCCTAACTTGGACGTTTCACATTGACTGTTTGGTTTTGTATACGATACCATTAACCTGACCCATCCCAGatgaatatttttgattttgctccaataaaataaataccggTGTGAAAATCATAGGTGCTGCCTTTCACAAGATGAGCAAATTAatcattgattattttattcatcTTGTAGAAGGTAGAAAGTTTGTATGCTCGAAATGATCGATGAACAGGATCTATTGCAGTATTTGGCCTGATATATCTGCATattagagttattccccttgtttTGCAGGAAACCCAAATGTACAGGACAAGCTTAATGGGAGAACACCACTGCACTATGCTGCAGAGGAAGGACACTTTGACTGTCTTTCTCTTCTGTTAGAACATGGCAGTGACTGTTTGATTGAAGATACACATGGGCACACAGCCTTTGACATCACTGATCAACAATGTCAACGCATTCTGAAGATGAAAGGTAGGTGCATGGAATTCACCAGATGACTAAAAGTTTGACATCACAGAAATACTGCGGACAGGTTTCACAAACAAACACCTGTTTGCCTTTGTTAACGGTGTAAGCTCGTATAAAGATAGTACTCTTGTGTACTGAGTGCTGCTGCTGTGTGGGTTTATGGACTTGATAAGGGGTTAGTTAGTAATGACAAGAACAAGTTATGCATTGGGGAAACTTGAAAACTTCTGTCCGCCTGTATAAAAGTTGTGCAAAGCTGttaactcatttgttctttcctttattacgtcagaATGATCGGTGTGTGTTAGCTCATTAAATGTATATGAAGTACTCACACACTGTAACGTCACAGCCGAAagtgttctactgtcattttGATTTTCCGTATAGCTTGTCCTTGAGTCTCCCATTTTGAGAATTCAAAACAGAGCAGTCAGATTTAGTCCTGTTTATTAAGTCAGgtaatttttcacatttgtgtacagttacttgaatgaatgattaatgcTCACTGCCACTTCAGCAATATATCAGTCAAATATTGGTGATGCAGTTATTTGAAGCTTGCCATGAACAAATGGCAATATTAAAATTACAAGATTATAAATCCAAGCTACAATGTAAATCACAGGAAGATTTCCGACCCGTAAATTGTGACCTCACGGTGTGTGTTAATTGTATTACtaccagacatgacaaatgTAGTGGTCATAGATGTATTCTATTGCATCTGGTGAAAATTTTATTGCAGATTAAACTTTTGCATCCAGTCTGGTTTGCAGCCCGGCATCATATCTACACAAGGTTGATCATTTGAGGTCAGTCACATCAGTAGACTGCAATCTATTGGTCACTATATGCATAGTGTTTTTAACTGTTGAGTTAAGTTGGACATATATTGGCATACGCCCTCAGCTTATGTATAACTGAGTCTAAAGTTTGCCATTACCATCACAGGTGAAAGCATATCTCACTGTGGAGGTGGAGCCATCACTGATGAAGCTGCCCAGGGCACCAGGTGTGTGGATGATGGATCATACCTGGATGTGGACAGGTGTAGCATAGCAAGCTCCTGCAGCACTCAGGGATCCCCGGCCACACCTGACCCCTCTCACACACCAGGTAGAATACTAGTGGTTGTTTATGTTTTGATagatttaataattaattatttctgCCTGTTTAAATCCATCTCCTTTGCTGGTCTAAGATGTCAGTCTGTCCTCAGGCAATCAGGTGTTTGCTTGGATCCAGCTCCCATTGGATTGGCTGCAGATTAGTCAGCATTATTTACCACGGAAGGGCTTTTGGACGGACTGTGGTTTTCTCAAGGCTctatccagtttccttcaccgaaaaaaacaaacagctgtTATTTAAGCGAATGTTCTACAGTATAGTTTTGTTTAATAGGCACCAACCTCATAAACAAATAGTCTACCAGAAACATGcttcctgggctctgcctggtttcctcttgtCATAAAGCTGTTGtagttaaattaaatattctggagtacgacaTAAGACCTAAATCAGATAGAATAAAtcgtaaataaaaaaattaatttcgaAAATGTGGATGTCTTCTTGCAGAATTTGTGCTTTGTAATTGTATTGAAttggtacatacatttatgtgcctTATAAGAAAAGATGATTTCCTTTTTtgatatgttttcatttgtcatATTTGGAAGGTTTTATCAAAATAGAGGCGTGCAATtttaaatgacatcaaaaaTTCATTATGCTCATTCATAATTACTTCAATGCTGGCATGACTGGGAAGATTATGTTGCATCTAACTTAAAATTAATCTATACTTAAATAAGTGCTCTTTTGCTATTTTAGATCTAATATAGGCAGAGCCACCATTTTAGTACTTAAATCTTATGCCAGTCTCATTCTAATATAAAGTGAATGACTTTGGACTAAAATTAATGTTGAACCTGAGTTCTGATGCACTTCTGACACAAAATTTTATGGGGTATTATCTGTTAAAGGCTTAACACATTATCTCTGTAATTTTAGATCTTGGACAGATAGAACTGTCCTTTGAGTATGATTCTCGGAAGAGCTCTCTGCGGGTCCGTGTGTGGCAAATCAGTGACATTATCCTTCCACCAGGTAAACAAAGCTCCACAGTTAGAATAATTTGCCATTTTGTAAAACATGTTGGCCTTATGGAGTTTGTTATACCCTATTGTTATTGCTTTGTGTGTCTTCAGCACGATGTCATATCTGCTATCTATTTATGAtgccatgtttggtgtcttcagcatgatgccAAGATTTTAATGTCCCATGGAAACACTGCAAATCAAGATACGATGTTGTGCTGCCCAATCATGGGCTTGATCACACTATTGGAGTAACATTACATTATGACAttataacactttttttttttttttcagcccatACATCAATGATCAGCTGTATTTATGTAAAGAGCTACCTCAAACCAGATGGGGCACATGAGTCCAAGAGAAAAACAGAGGAAGTGAAAGTCTTGAACTCTACTGACTACTCGACCACTTCAGATAATACACACACCACATTTTTGCCAGTGACTTTCAGATTCTCAAAGTCTCTGGACTATAGCAGTGTTACAAAAGACATTGTCAGAGACAAAACTGTGCAGTTAGAGGTTTGTGTGATGCAAAAGTACACCAGGAAAAGCTTTTTAATTTCTATGTACCGCTTGCCATGCAAAGTTGCAGTTAGGCAGCTTGTGCGGAAAAAATACAAGTTGATCCCTTGCAGCAATCCTACAATCCCCGACAACATGAAAGTTTACAGCGCTAGTCAGTTTCCTCACTCGAGCAGAAATGCAGAAATGAGGTGTCTGTCTTCTGTCAGTCTAAATTCTGAAAGTTCTGGTTACCCAGAAAGTAACACTGTATTGGAAGGTGTCACTGTTCAAAGGGCAGATAACCTAAAAATACCAAATATTGTCATCAGCATGCCTGCAGAAGAGAATGAAactttgtttgatgttacatcTCTTGACAGTGGGTTAGCAGACATTCATGGATCACAGTATACTTCTATATCTATGGAAAATCATGATTCTTCCACGCCAGCAGAAATAACTGTTGATACAGCAGCCAAGAGTGTATCAAGTTGTTATGTTGGCAACACATGGGTGCGATCCGAAAAATCCGATGACTCCGATAGCCTGCCTTTGGTAAGCTCGAAAGGCCGCAACAGATCAGGTTTTTACCCAGTTGcaaaaatgtgttcaaaatATGAAGGCAGTTCAAAAAGCCCACGTATTCATTTGACCAAGGTTAACAAGGTGTTAGAAGAGCATGTCCCACAAACAGATCTGCCTGAAAGTAGACCTGACACACCCACATGGGATGAGTATGATCTGGACAGTGATAACGTTAGACTTAGTGTGCAGAGTGTTGACACGTTTACTGACAGTGATTCCTTGTCAGGGTCATTACTGCCATTGCCTACAAGACTAGACATTCCATGTAAGGAGAGGAGCTTTAGCGTCAACATAGACCAGACAGCAGATGACATGGACAGTGCTGTAACCAGTGATGTTCCATCATATGCTGATAACCAGAGAACTAAACATTCAGCTATCTCCCTATTGGGAAAGGGTCAAGATAAGGGTAAGAGACTAGTTAGCAAGTGTGGGAAGTCCACTAAAAAGAAGTCATCATGTGAGAGACCACCAAGTAGACCTATCTTGCAGTCATTCTCAGTGGATGAAAAAATGAGATCAAGGGAGTTAAATCATATGAAAATCAAATCTGTTTCATGCAGGTTTAATTTGACAGAGGACAGAAATAAGGTCTTAAGCACATCATGTGAAAACACAATCCTGGACATTGAGACTGATGATAACATCCAGGACCTGCCACAGAGTGTCCGAAATTTCACCATTCCTATGCAAGTGTTAATTATTGAAGACATTGACTGACATTAGTATACTGGAGTTAAA belongs to Liolophura sinensis isolate JHLJ2023 chromosome 9, CUHK_Ljap_v2, whole genome shotgun sequence and includes:
- the LOC135475341 gene encoding uncharacterized protein LOC135475341; its protein translation is MMGHQIRELCDTELHEAVRFADFADVRDALLNKNDPNQIGLYQWAPMHEAAHNGELEILQLLLKHGGNPNVQDKLNGRTPLHYAAEEGHFDCLSLLLEHGSDCLIEDTHGHTAFDITDQQCQRILKMKGESISHCGGGAITDEAAQGTRCVDDGSYLDVDRCSIASSCSTQGSPATPDPSHTPDLGQIELSFEYDSRKSSLRVRVWQISDIILPPAHTSMISCIYVKSYLKPDGAHESKRKTEEVKVLNSTDYSTTSDNTHTTFLPVTFRFSKSLDYSSVTKDIVRDKTVQLEVCVMQKYTRKSFLISMYRLPCKVAVRQLVRKKYKLIPCSNPTIPDNMKVYSASQFPHSSRNAEMRCLSSVSLNSESSGYPESNTVLEGVTVQRADNLKIPNIVISMPAEENETLFDVTSLDSGLADIHGSQYTSISMENHDSSTPAEITVDTAAKSVSSCYVGNTWVRSEKSDDSDSLPLVSSKGRNRSGFYPVAKMCSKYEGSSKSPRIHLTKVNKVLEEHVPQTDLPESRPDTPTWDEYDLDSDNVRLSVQSVDTFTDSDSLSGSLLPLPTRLDIPCKERSFSVNIDQTADDMDSAVTSDVPSYADNQRTKHSAISLLGKGQDKGKRLVSKCGKSTKKKSSCERPPSRPILQSFSVDEKMRSRELNHMKIKSVSCRFNLTEDRNKVLSTSCENTILDIETDDNIQDLPQSVRNFTIPMQVLIIEDID